From a region of the Vagococcus coleopterorum genome:
- a CDS encoding ribokinase: MYDVTVLGSINIDTLMSVDRAPRIGETLVGNDVDYMLGGKGCNQAVAASRVGANVCMLGAVGADSFGEKALSYLSKESLDITQVKKDSVIFTGIATILKYPQDNSIIVIPGANSLVDEAYLESVEETIRCSKVLLLQHEIPLKIVEKSLKIAKKNKVMTILNPAPFSTVVSKWFDLIDVITPNEIEFMELCHSYFENPGTMEENMLRLSEKFRMKVIVTLGSKGIAYVLDGVVNYMENIKVTVQDTTGAGDTFNGILAAQLADDEDYTAALRLANVGASISTEKFGAQTGMPNVEEILSRLV, encoded by the coding sequence ATGTATGATGTAACAGTGTTAGGTAGTATTAATATTGATACACTGATGAGTGTTGATAGAGCACCTCGAATTGGTGAAACGTTAGTGGGGAATGATGTAGATTACATGTTAGGTGGCAAGGGGTGTAATCAAGCAGTAGCTGCTTCAAGAGTTGGTGCGAATGTTTGTATGTTAGGTGCAGTAGGTGCAGATAGTTTTGGTGAAAAAGCTTTATCTTATTTATCAAAAGAATCACTTGATATCACCCAAGTAAAAAAAGATTCTGTTATATTTACAGGAATTGCTACGATTTTAAAATATCCACAAGATAATAGTATTATTGTTATACCTGGCGCTAATAGTTTGGTGGATGAGGCATACCTGGAAAGTGTTGAGGAAACAATCCGATGTAGTAAAGTGCTGTTATTACAACATGAGATTCCCTTGAAGATTGTTGAGAAAAGTTTAAAAATTGCTAAGAAAAATAAAGTGATGACAATTTTAAATCCAGCACCTTTTTCAACGGTAGTTTCTAAATGGTTCGACTTAATAGATGTGATAACTCCTAACGAAATCGAGTTTATGGAGTTATGCCATTCTTATTTTGAAAACCCAGGTACTATGGAAGAAAATATGTTACGATTATCTGAAAAATTTAGAATGAAAGTTATTGTAACGTTAGGTTCAAAGGGGATTGCGTACGTATTAGATGGTGTAGTTAACTATATGGAAAATATAAAAGTAACTGTACAAGATACTACGGGAGCAGGAGATACGTTTAATGGTATACTGGCTGCCCAACTTGCAGACGATGAAGATTATACAGCAGCTTTGAGATTAGCAAATGTTGGTGCCTCGATATCAACAGAAAAATTCGGAGCTCAAACAGGCATGCCGAATGTCGAAGAAATTTTATCAAGATTAGTTTAA
- a CDS encoding BglG family transcription antiterminator yields the protein MLNQLSIDLLELVSRRSDIDLDEAALVLETNKKRLISEVDKINPVLLNQFDFEITIQKNKFSLPKDFKERWLMSRLDLSREDIFLVEDRTSVIIIYSFLNNDFISNYHLQDLLGLSKNSVLTEVRKVKEACIANNVSYEYNRSKGYHFIGEEFAIVSLVEDHLNQLLLTSIGEWVLEIILTNSDFSSEFLQYQSAFEMIIQDEEISIVPSRKKALIWLFYIISIRKRHQLVSWQTNFPESPLDSMVVVANQVASLFFKEYTAAELLFVSSRILGSLDGMHFTEIGGVSLESLTRTIIRDVSNLIGVTFPEGEEIYQSLLQHVGPAYIRIKYDIPLNFPFSDEITMQYGALFSQVKRALRSVFKKEGLVISDEEISLFTVHFGGYLNNHSIQYKPTRALVVCPNGISSSLILTSTLEKLFPKFEFKKVHQISEIKNLATDEFDLIFSTTVLEIEKPLYVVKPILDYVESQLLIREVSKDFESASNHLTYKLEDLISTIEKHAEIKDLEQLKMDLIGLLDNQKTTLKGGPTLSSLLKEEFIRFSHDELTWQEAIALASQPLIETGNIEESYIQAMIDSALKSGPYMVLAPGVAVPHARPETGVNKLGISLLSCTKAVDFSMDDEADDDNQVCLIFVLAAEDNTNHLTALQQLSMILEDDENIDLLKSCQSPVEIMNEINKIIEKGDN from the coding sequence ATGTTAAATCAACTGAGTATTGATTTGTTAGAACTTGTTTCAAGACGTTCTGACATTGATTTGGATGAAGCAGCATTAGTACTAGAAACGAATAAGAAACGTTTGATTTCTGAAGTGGATAAGATTAATCCAGTTTTGTTAAATCAATTCGATTTTGAAATCACTATTCAGAAGAATAAGTTTTCACTCCCAAAAGATTTTAAAGAAAGGTGGTTGATGAGTAGATTAGACTTATCTCGTGAAGATATATTTTTAGTAGAAGATAGAACATCAGTCATCATTATCTATTCATTCCTAAATAATGATTTTATCTCAAACTATCATCTACAAGATTTATTGGGATTAAGTAAAAACTCGGTTTTAACTGAAGTTAGAAAAGTGAAGGAAGCTTGTATCGCAAACAATGTTTCTTATGAATACAATCGGTCAAAAGGCTATCACTTTATTGGTGAAGAATTTGCGATTGTCAGTCTAGTTGAAGATCATTTGAATCAATTATTACTGACAAGTATCGGTGAGTGGGTCTTAGAAATCATTTTGACTAATAGTGATTTTAGTTCGGAATTTTTACAGTACCAATCAGCTTTTGAAATGATTATTCAAGATGAAGAAATTAGCATTGTGCCAAGTCGAAAGAAGGCTTTAATCTGGTTATTTTATATTATATCAATCAGAAAACGCCACCAGTTGGTATCATGGCAAACTAATTTTCCAGAGAGTCCGTTAGATTCGATGGTAGTAGTGGCAAACCAAGTGGCAAGCTTATTCTTTAAAGAGTACACTGCGGCCGAGCTATTATTTGTCAGCTCACGAATTTTAGGTTCTTTGGATGGCATGCATTTTACAGAAATTGGTGGAGTTAGTCTAGAAAGTCTGACACGAACAATTATTCGAGATGTTTCTAACCTAATTGGGGTGACGTTTCCTGAAGGGGAAGAAATTTATCAAAGTTTGTTGCAGCATGTTGGACCAGCTTATATCCGTATAAAATATGATATTCCACTAAATTTTCCATTTTCTGATGAGATTACCATGCAATACGGTGCTTTATTTTCACAAGTGAAACGCGCCTTGAGAAGTGTCTTTAAAAAAGAGGGACTTGTCATTTCGGATGAAGAGATTTCATTGTTTACAGTTCACTTTGGTGGCTACCTTAATAACCATAGTATTCAATACAAGCCGACACGAGCATTAGTTGTTTGTCCAAATGGCATTAGTAGCTCACTGATTTTAACAAGTACGTTAGAAAAGTTATTTCCAAAGTTCGAGTTTAAGAAAGTGCATCAAATATCTGAAATTAAAAATTTAGCAACCGATGAGTTTGATTTAATATTTTCAACCACTGTGTTGGAAATTGAGAAACCGCTCTATGTCGTCAAACCAATCTTGGATTATGTTGAGAGTCAACTATTAATCCGAGAAGTGTCTAAAGACTTTGAATCAGCCAGCAATCATTTAACTTATAAACTTGAAGATCTTATTTCTACAATTGAAAAACATGCTGAGATTAAAGATTTAGAACAATTAAAAATGGATCTGATTGGTCTGTTAGATAATCAGAAAACAACACTGAAGGGAGGACCAACGTTGTCTAGTTTATTGAAAGAAGAGTTTATCAGATTTAGTCATGATGAACTAACGTGGCAAGAAGCAATTGCTCTTGCTAGCCAACCGCTTATTGAAACAGGGAATATCGAAGAATCATATATCCAAGCCATGATTGATAGTGCATTAAAATCTGGACCGTATATGGTTTTAGCTCCCGGAGTGGCAGTACCACATGCAAGACCTGAAACGGGTGTAAACAAATTAGGGATTAGTTTATTATCATGTACTAAAGCAGTTGATTTTAGTATGGATGACGAGGCAGATGATGACAATCAAGTTTGTTTGATCTTTGTCTTGGCCGCGGAAGATAATACAAATCACCTAACAGCTTTACAACAATTATCAATGATTTTAGAAGATGATGAGAATATTGATTTATTAAAATCATGTCAGTCACCAGTCGAAATCATGAATGAGATTAATAAAATAATTGAAAAAGGGGATAACTAA
- a CDS encoding PTS ascorbate transporter subunit IIC, with protein MGLLTFIKDMLSEPAILMGLMAMVGLIALKAPAHKVLTGTLGPILGYLMLAAGADVISGNLDPLAKMIEFGFNIKGVVPNNEAVTSVAQDLLGVETMTILVVGLVFNVLIARFTRYKYVFLTGHHSFFMACLLSAVLGALGFSSWKLILIGGFFLGAWSAISPAIMQKSTLKVTDGDDVAMGHFGSIGYLLASWMGGLVGKNSSSTEDIDVPEKWSFLRNTTISTALTMMAFYLVSAIVAGPEFVSTLSDGKSPFLFALLCGLKFAVGVTIVYSGVRMILADLIPAFQGIATKVIPNAVPAVDCAVFFPYAPTAVIIGFVSSFVGGLIGMFILGLAGSVLIIPGLVPHFFCGATAGVYGNATGGRRGAMLGAFVNGLALAFLPALLMPVLGNLGFGNTTFGDVDFAVIGLVIGKLGEWMGSVGIYVIIAVVIVALVLPSILRPAPYAVNNKPEEE; from the coding sequence ATGGGCTTGCTTACATTTATTAAAGACATGCTGAGTGAACCTGCCATCTTAATGGGATTAATGGCAATGGTTGGTTTGATTGCATTAAAAGCGCCAGCACATAAAGTCTTAACGGGTACACTAGGTCCAATCCTTGGTTACTTGATGTTAGCTGCTGGGGCAGACGTTATTTCAGGTAACTTAGATCCATTAGCCAAAATGATTGAATTTGGTTTTAATATTAAAGGGGTTGTTCCTAACAACGAAGCGGTAACATCAGTTGCCCAAGATTTGTTGGGTGTTGAAACAATGACAATCTTAGTTGTTGGTTTAGTGTTCAACGTACTAATCGCTCGTTTCACACGTTATAAATATGTGTTCTTAACAGGTCACCACAGTTTCTTTATGGCATGTCTATTATCAGCAGTATTAGGTGCGCTAGGATTTAGTAGTTGGAAACTAATTTTAATTGGTGGTTTCTTCTTAGGAGCTTGGAGTGCAATTTCTCCAGCAATCATGCAAAAATCAACTCTTAAAGTAACAGATGGTGATGATGTTGCCATGGGGCACTTCGGTAGTATTGGTTACTTACTTGCAAGCTGGATGGGCGGCTTAGTTGGTAAAAATAGTAGTAGTACAGAAGATATTGATGTTCCGGAAAAATGGAGCTTCTTACGTAATACAACAATCTCTACAGCGTTAACAATGATGGCATTCTACTTAGTATCGGCAATCGTTGCTGGACCTGAGTTTGTATCAACTTTATCAGATGGTAAATCGCCATTCTTATTTGCACTATTGTGTGGTCTTAAATTCGCAGTAGGTGTCACAATTGTTTATTCAGGTGTACGTATGATTCTAGCCGATTTAATTCCTGCTTTCCAAGGGATTGCGACTAAAGTTATTCCAAATGCAGTACCAGCCGTTGACTGTGCCGTATTCTTCCCATACGCGCCAACAGCAGTTATCATTGGTTTTGTCAGCAGTTTTGTAGGTGGTTTAATCGGAATGTTCATCTTAGGATTGGCGGGTAGTGTCTTAATTATTCCTGGTCTTGTTCCTCACTTCTTCTGTGGTGCGACGGCAGGGGTTTATGGTAATGCAACAGGTGGTAGACGCGGTGCCATGCTAGGTGCCTTTGTAAATGGTCTAGCCTTAGCATTCTTACCAGCTTTATTAATGCCAGTATTAGGTAACTTAGGTTTTGGTAATACAACATTTGGTGACGTAGATTTCGCAGTCATCGGATTAGTAATTGGTAAATTAGGTGAATGGATGGGCAGCGTTGGTATCTATGTCATTATTGCAGTTGTGATTGTAGCATTAGTTTTACCAAGTATCTTACGTCCAGCTCCATATGCAGTAAACAATAAACCAGAAGAAGAATAG
- a CDS encoding PTS sugar transporter subunit IIB, with the protein MLKVVTVCGNGIGSSLMLKMKIEEIAKENGIEISAESTDSNSATGKDADLFVTVKEFADIFKNGQKVAYTRSYMNKKKITEDVLPTLKELAEGGN; encoded by the coding sequence ATGTTAAAAGTAGTCACAGTATGTGGTAACGGAATTGGTAGTAGCTTGATGTTAAAAATGAAAATTGAAGAAATCGCAAAAGAGAATGGCATTGAAATTTCTGCTGAATCGACAGATTCAAATTCAGCAACAGGTAAAGATGCCGATTTATTTGTCACAGTAAAAGAGTTTGCTGACATTTTTAAAAATGGTCAAAAAGTAGCTTATACAAGAAGTTATATGAACAAAAAGAAAATTACCGAAGATGTTTTACCAACACTAAAAGAATTAGCTGAAGGAGGAAACTAA